A DNA window from Vigna angularis cultivar LongXiaoDou No.4 chromosome 1, ASM1680809v1, whole genome shotgun sequence contains the following coding sequences:
- the LOC108347185 gene encoding transcription repressor OFP8 — MENQTGLKLRISRMFRSSFGSCRTRHIADVMEKAVFAPPTSIDPPSPKTTPFAPTCRSKTINDTCILSFDDSHSLSRRKISHFSSPFLWANTTTATTNNLKLNLGVMSCPPTSPKVSLNTIQDHEFIFHDKKKTSSSTKNVKTKKKKKKKRRSQKRRDFFPFNSCSKDTNFGGYWWYSSNEDDETDTLFSSKSLSSDSSRSRRRGRKSDRSSDMGVLPLHGKVKDTFAVVKRSSDPYSDFRTSMLEMIVEKQIFSPADLENLLQCFLSLNSYHHHKIIVQVFTEIWEALFSDWF, encoded by the coding sequence ATGGAAAACCAAACCGGTCTCAAGCTCAGAATCTCTCGCATGTTCAGATCCTCCTTCGGTTCCTGTCGAACAAGACACATAGCCGATGTGATGGAAAAAGCAGTTTTTGCACCACCCACTTCCATTGACCCACCCTCTCCCAAAACCACACCCTTTGCTCCCACTTGTAGGTCCAAAACAATCAATGACACTTGCATACTCTCCTTTGACGATTCTCATTCTCTCTCTAGACGCAAAATCTCACATTTTTCATCACCTTTTCTCTGGGCCAACACCACCACTGCCACCACCAACAACCTCAAGCTTAACCTCGGTGTCATGTCGTGTCCCCCCACTTCTCCCAAAGTTTCCCTAAACACAATCCAAGACCACGAATTCATTTTCCACGACAAGAAGAAGACTTCTTCTTCAACAAAAAACGTTAAGaccaagaaaaagaagaagaagaagagacgTTCCCAGAAGAGAAGGGACTTTTTCCCTTTCAATTCATGCTCCAAAGACACCAACTTTGGTGGCTACTGGTGGTACAGCAGCAACGAAGACGATGAAACTGACACCCTTTTCTCCTCCAAGAGCCTCTCCTCCGACTCCTCCAGGTCCCGGCGCCGTGGCCGGAAAAGTGACCGGAGCTCCGACATGGGTGTTCTGCCGCTGCACGGGAAGGTGAAGGACACGTTCGCGGTGGTGAAGCGCTCGAGCGATCCTTACAGTGATTTCAGGACCTCGATGCTGGAGATGATCGTGGAGAAGCAGATATTTTCGCCAGCGGATTTGGAGAATCTCTTGCAGTGTTTTCTGTCTCTGAATTCGTATCATCATCATAAGATCATTGTCCAAGTCTTCACGGAGATTTGGGAGGCTTTGTTCTCTGACTGGTTTTGA